One genomic region from Parerythrobacter aestuarii encodes:
- a CDS encoding S8 family peptidase → MASSTSGRVLALHTLGLGICLALAACGGGTGGGAVSTPGPTPTPTPTPTPTPTTNFDTEEYRRSDGPEFHGAIIAWEDGFTGEGQVIAVIDTGIDTDSPEFDGRIHPQSGDLAGNADIEAVDDHGTNVAMVAAAARDDTGIMGIAFDASLLVLRADRPGSCTPANDGALTGCLFFDRDIAIGIDRAVANGAAVINISLGGNSASQALLDAVANAAAAGVVIVVAAGNDAASDPGGLARAVLQAGGSNVIIVGSVDPNGDFSSFSNRAGSDAASFLSARGELICCTYRDGVLDVQTDANGNQFVTLFSGTSFSAPQVAGAVALLAQAFPNLTGAEIVEILLDTAREAGATGTDAIFGRGILDIGEAFAPQGTTTIPGSKGGLSMRDDTGTGSAAMGDALGKGSVRSVLLDKYDRAYSYDIASRLRGAAVAPRLEAAVQQGVRGLSVGNGQLSMAFTVEDAGLGTKAALLTLGGQEAEQARVLAGQMAARLAPDLQLGMAFSQSASGIAAHLQGRRQPAFMVAADVSGDTGFLRADTASLALRHRIGEMALTLTVSSGDALLGAQRHGVDLLSRERERYGIATLGLAADRRFGPVQATLGIDWLQEERTILGGYFHDAFGASGADSLFLETSLGVDLAPGWWAGVNARGGYTRARLGGMVAQGSTLASSAWSADLVRQGLFQPGDTLGFRLSQPLRVERGGLNLNLPVSYDYATETAGFGMRRITLAPEGREIMGELAWRGYAWGGDLSASAFYRRDPGHYADMPSDRGVVVRWLREF, encoded by the coding sequence ATGGCTTCATCGACGAGCGGGCGAGTACTGGCGTTGCACACGCTTGGGCTCGGTATCTGCCTCGCGCTGGCGGCCTGTGGCGGCGGCACCGGTGGTGGCGCGGTCAGCACGCCGGGGCCGACCCCGACACCAACCCCCACACCAACGCCCACGCCGACCACCAACTTCGACACCGAGGAGTATCGCCGCTCGGATGGACCGGAATTTCATGGTGCCATCATCGCCTGGGAAGACGGCTTCACCGGCGAAGGCCAGGTCATCGCGGTCATCGATACCGGCATCGATACCGACAGTCCTGAATTCGACGGGCGAATCCATCCGCAGTCCGGCGACCTCGCCGGCAATGCCGATATCGAAGCGGTGGACGACCATGGTACTAACGTCGCCATGGTGGCTGCCGCTGCGCGCGATGATACCGGCATCATGGGGATCGCTTTCGATGCCAGCCTGTTGGTGTTGCGCGCCGACCGCCCCGGCAGCTGCACCCCGGCAAACGACGGCGCGCTCACCGGTTGCCTGTTCTTCGACCGGGACATCGCCATCGGGATCGACCGGGCCGTGGCCAATGGCGCGGCGGTAATCAACATCAGCCTCGGCGGGAACTCTGCCTCGCAGGCCCTGCTCGATGCGGTCGCCAATGCTGCAGCGGCGGGGGTTGTGATCGTCGTGGCCGCCGGAAACGATGCGGCAAGCGATCCCGGCGGGCTGGCTCGTGCGGTCCTGCAGGCGGGTGGCAGCAACGTCATTATCGTGGGTTCGGTCGACCCCAACGGCGACTTTTCCAGCTTCAGCAACCGGGCCGGGAGCGACGCCGCCTCGTTCCTTTCTGCCCGGGGCGAGCTGATCTGCTGCACCTATCGCGACGGGGTGCTCGACGTGCAGACCGATGCCAATGGCAATCAGTTCGTGACGCTGTTTTCCGGCACCAGCTTTTCTGCTCCGCAAGTGGCAGGGGCCGTCGCGTTGCTGGCGCAGGCTTTCCCCAACCTGACCGGAGCGGAGATCGTCGAGATCCTGCTCGATACCGCGCGCGAAGCGGGTGCTACCGGGACCGATGCGATCTTCGGTCGAGGCATCCTCGATATTGGCGAAGCCTTCGCACCGCAGGGCACCACCACCATTCCCGGCAGCAAGGGCGGGCTGTCGATGCGCGACGATACCGGCACCGGCTCGGCCGCGATGGGCGATGCGCTGGGCAAGGGATCGGTCCGCTCGGTCCTGCTCGACAAGTATGATCGCGCCTATAGCTATGACATCGCCAGCCGTCTGCGCGGGGCGGCGGTTGCGCCGCGGCTGGAAGCTGCCGTGCAGCAAGGCGTGCGTGGCCTGTCGGTCGGCAATGGCCAGCTTTCAATGGCGTTTACAGTGGAGGATGCCGGGCTGGGCACGAAGGCAGCACTACTGACGCTGGGCGGGCAGGAGGCCGAGCAGGCGCGCGTCCTCGCCGGGCAAATGGCCGCGCGGCTCGCGCCAGACTTGCAGCTCGGCATGGCCTTTTCGCAAAGCGCGAGCGGGATTGCCGCGCATCTGCAGGGGCGGCGGCAGCCGGCCTTCATGGTCGCCGCCGATGTCTCCGGCGATACCGGGTTCCTGCGCGCCGATACGGCTTCGCTGGCCTTGCGCCACCGGATTGGCGAAATGGCGCTGACGCTGACGGTATCGAGCGGCGACGCCTTGCTCGGCGCACAGCGGCACGGGGTCGACCTGCTGTCACGCGAGCGGGAACGCTATGGCATCGCCACGCTCGGCCTTGCTGCCGACCGGCGGTTCGGGCCGGTGCAGGCGACGCTTGGGATCGACTGGCTGCAGGAAGAGCGCACGATCCTCGGCGGATATTTCCACGATGCTTTCGGGGCCAGCGGAGCCGACAGCCTGTTTCTCGAGACTTCGCTCGGCGTCGACCTTGCACCCGGCTGGTGGGCCGGGGTCAATGCCCGAGGGGGCTACACACGGGCACGGCTGGGCGGGATGGTGGCGCAGGGATCGACCCTGGCCAGCAGCGCGTGGTCAGCCGATCTCGTGCGGCAGGGCCTGTTCCAGCCGGGCGACACGCTGGGTTTCAGACTCTCGCAACCCTTGAGGGTCGAGCGCGGCGGGCTCAATCTGAACCTGCCGGTCAGCTATGACTATGCCACCGAGACCGCTGGCTTCGGCATGCGCCGCATAACCCTTGCGCCGGAGGGGCGCGAGATCATGGGTGAGCTGGCCTGGCGCGGCTATGCGTGGGGTGGCGACCTCTCCGCCAGCGCTTTCTATCGCCGCGATCCGGGGCACTATGCCGATATGCCGAGTGACCGTGGTGTGGTGGTGCGCTGGCTGCGTGAATTCTGA
- the dapD gene encoding 2,3,4,5-tetrahydropyridine-2,6-dicarboxylate N-succinyltransferase: MSDLQAIIEQAWDNRADVTPDSKDVVEAVEAAIAMLDNGSARVASLNGDGKWEVHQWLKKAVLLSFRLRDNVVVEGAVGAPAFDKVPSKFEGWDDARFREAGFRVVPGAIARRGSHIGKGVVLMPSFVNIGAYVGDGTMIDTWASVGSCAQVGTNCHISAGAGIGGVLEPLQANPTIIGDNCFIGARSEIVEGVIVGEGCVVAMGVFITQSTKIVYRETGEVIRGHIPPYSVVVPGSMPGKEGGPGLACAVIVKTVDAQTREKTGINELLRD; the protein is encoded by the coding sequence ATGAGCGATCTGCAAGCCATTATCGAGCAGGCCTGGGATAACCGGGCCGATGTGACTCCGGATAGCAAGGATGTGGTGGAGGCCGTCGAAGCTGCGATCGCCATGCTCGACAATGGTAGCGCGCGGGTCGCGTCGCTCAATGGCGACGGCAAGTGGGAAGTCCACCAGTGGCTCAAGAAAGCGGTGCTCCTTTCCTTCCGCCTGCGCGACAATGTCGTGGTGGAAGGCGCAGTCGGTGCGCCGGCCTTCGACAAGGTGCCGAGCAAGTTCGAAGGCTGGGACGATGCCCGCTTCCGCGAAGCCGGTTTCCGTGTCGTGCCGGGGGCCATCGCCCGCCGCGGCAGCCATATCGGCAAGGGCGTGGTGCTGATGCCGAGCTTCGTCAACATCGGTGCCTATGTCGGCGATGGTACCATGATCGACACCTGGGCCAGCGTCGGCAGCTGCGCGCAGGTCGGCACAAACTGCCACATCTCCGCAGGTGCCGGGATCGGCGGCGTGCTGGAGCCGTTGCAGGCCAATCCGACCATCATTGGCGACAATTGCTTCATCGGGGCGCGTTCGGAAATTGTCGAAGGCGTGATCGTCGGTGAAGGCTGCGTGGTGGCGATGGGTGTCTTCATTACCCAGTCGACCAAGATCGTCTATCGCGAGACGGGCGAAGTGATCCGCGGGCACATCCCGCCTTATTCAGTGGTGGTGCCGGGCTCGATGCCGGGCAAGGAGGGCGGTCCGGGCCTCGCCTGCGCAGTAATCGTCAAAACCGTCGATGCGCAGACCCGCGAGAAGACCGGCATCAATGAATTGCTCCGCGACTGA
- a CDS encoding dipeptidase, with protein MKSIAIAVLLATATAAAPLAAQTPEEIAAAALEAAPVWDGHNDVPIQLRGRFGNVIADFDFEDTTDTGNPDGSRVMHTDLARLRQGKVGAQFWSVYVSASLDEPEAVQATIEQIDVTKRLIARYPDDLVLALDADDVERALAAGKIASLMGMEGGHSIGESLAVLRQMYAMGARYMTLTHSKTLSWADSATDEPRNGGLTAFGKDLVREMNRIGMLVDLSHVSEKVMHDALDVARAPVIFSHSGARAINGHARNVPDSVLARLKDNGGIVMVVGLPGFLNEGARQWNANRAAEEARLKALWQGQPDEVASRLKAWDEANPLPQSVVSDWADHIDHVRKIAGIDAIGIGGDYDGMPSGPVGAEDVSGYPALFTELARRGYSQQELEKIASRNMLRVLREAEAASDAMRDVPPYEYPAGEER; from the coding sequence ATGAAGTCGATCGCCATTGCCGTTCTGCTCGCTACCGCTACCGCTGCCGCTCCGCTGGCCGCTCAGACGCCTGAGGAGATTGCCGCCGCAGCGCTCGAAGCAGCGCCCGTATGGGACGGTCACAACGACGTGCCGATCCAGCTGCGCGGGCGGTTCGGCAATGTCATCGCCGACTTCGATTTCGAGGATACGACCGACACCGGCAATCCGGATGGATCGCGGGTCATGCACACCGATCTCGCGCGCTTGCGGCAGGGCAAGGTCGGGGCACAGTTCTGGTCGGTCTATGTCAGCGCCTCGCTTGACGAACCCGAGGCAGTCCAGGCAACCATCGAGCAGATCGACGTGACCAAGCGCCTGATTGCGCGCTATCCCGACGACCTGGTTCTGGCGCTCGACGCCGATGATGTCGAACGGGCCTTGGCGGCGGGCAAGATCGCTTCACTCATGGGCATGGAAGGTGGCCATTCGATTGGTGAGAGCCTCGCCGTGCTGCGGCAGATGTATGCCATGGGTGCGCGTTATATGACGCTGACGCATTCGAAGACCTTGAGTTGGGCCGATAGCGCTACCGACGAGCCCAGGAACGGCGGGCTGACGGCGTTCGGCAAGGACCTGGTGCGCGAGATGAACCGGATCGGCATGCTGGTCGACCTTAGCCATGTCAGCGAGAAGGTGATGCATGATGCGCTCGACGTGGCGCGCGCGCCGGTCATCTTCAGTCATTCCGGTGCGCGGGCGATCAATGGTCATGCCCGCAATGTGCCGGACAGCGTGCTGGCGCGGCTGAAGGACAATGGCGGAATCGTGATGGTGGTTGGCCTGCCGGGATTCCTCAACGAAGGGGCGCGGCAATGGAATGCCAATCGTGCGGCTGAAGAGGCCCGGCTCAAGGCGCTGTGGCAAGGGCAGCCCGATGAGGTCGCCAGCCGGCTGAAGGCCTGGGACGAGGCCAATCCGCTGCCGCAATCGGTCGTGTCCGACTGGGCCGACCACATCGACCATGTTCGCAAGATCGCCGGTATTGATGCCATCGGTATCGGCGGCGATTATGACGGGATGCCCTCAGGCCCGGTCGGGGCGGAAGACGTGTCGGGCTACCCCGCGTTATTTACCGAGTTGGCAAGGCGCGGTTACAGCCAGCAGGAGCTGGAAAAGATCGCTTCGCGCAACATGCTGCGCGTGCTGCGAGAAGCTGAAGCGGCCAGCGATGCAATGCGGGATGTTCCACCGTACGAATATCCCGCCGGCGAGGAACGCTAG
- a CDS encoding cupin domain-containing protein, with translation MTTALDLIDTLAMQPHPEGGWYAETWRAPAAEGERSASTAIHFLLEAGQSSHWHRIDAAEIWLWHAGDPLLLSVSETDLGPPDTIHLGGDVLAGQSVQFVIPPHWWQAARPSEGEHGYVLVSCVVAPAFEFDGFELAPPGWEPGE, from the coding sequence ATGACGACAGCGCTGGACCTGATCGACACGCTCGCAATGCAGCCGCATCCCGAGGGCGGATGGTATGCGGAAACCTGGCGCGCTCCGGCGGCAGAAGGCGAACGATCAGCATCGACCGCGATCCACTTCCTGCTCGAGGCCGGGCAAAGCTCGCATTGGCACAGGATCGATGCAGCAGAGATCTGGCTCTGGCATGCAGGCGATCCGCTGCTGCTCTCCGTCAGCGAGACCGATCTCGGTCCGCCTGATACGATACATCTCGGTGGCGATGTTCTGGCCGGACAGTCGGTACAATTCGTCATCCCGCCGCATTGGTGGCAGGCAGCCCGCCCATCCGAAGGCGAGCATGGCTATGTGCTGGTTTCCTGCGTGGTCGCTCCAGCATTCGAGTTCGATGGCTTCGAGCTTGCCCCACCGGGATGGGAGCCGGGCGAATGA
- a CDS encoding DoxX family protein produces MIRAAFRWLLAVFYAAAGYFHLANPEPFLTITPEWVPWPAAVIWWTGIAEIAGAVGLAQPFSAPLKRYAAIGLALYAVCVFPANINHFAMDLARKDSGAGLVYHIPRMVAQPIIVWLALWAGEVLDWPFARRTKST; encoded by the coding sequence ATGATCCGCGCGGCATTTCGTTGGTTGCTGGCAGTGTTCTACGCTGCCGCAGGTTATTTCCACCTCGCTAACCCCGAACCGTTTCTCACCATCACACCCGAATGGGTGCCATGGCCCGCAGCGGTCATCTGGTGGACAGGAATTGCGGAGATCGCCGGTGCCGTGGGCCTGGCGCAGCCCTTTTCAGCGCCCCTGAAGCGCTACGCAGCCATTGGGCTGGCGCTCTATGCCGTCTGCGTCTTTCCGGCCAACATCAACCACTTTGCAATGGATCTGGCGCGCAAAGATAGCGGCGCGGGGCTTGTCTATCATATCCCCCGCATGGTGGCCCAGCCGATCATCGTGTGGCTGGCCTTGTGGGCGGGCGAAGTGCTCGATTGGCCTTTCGCCCGCCGCACGAAGTCGACTTAG
- a CDS encoding SWIB/MDM2 domain-containing protein: MANALQKPVNLTPALEAVTGKGPMTRAQVTSKVWEYIKANGLQDSKDKRQINPDAKLGAVIGNAQISMFKMTAAVSKHLS; the protein is encoded by the coding sequence ATGGCTAACGCACTGCAAAAGCCGGTGAATCTCACCCCGGCACTCGAAGCCGTTACCGGCAAGGGTCCGATGACCCGCGCTCAGGTGACGTCGAAGGTCTGGGAATACATCAAGGCCAACGGCCTCCAGGACAGCAAGGACAAGCGCCAGATCAATCCCGATGCCAAGCTCGGCGCGGTGATCGGCAATGCGCAGATCTCCATGTTCAAGATGACTGCTGCGGTTTCCAAGCACCTCAGCTAA
- a CDS encoding YbhB/YbcL family Raf kinase inhibitor-like protein, which translates to MADWLKSVLPADCPPHSGLMLGRAGSDKAMDRGGLKLSSPAFGPGGELDPCFTADEEDAVAPPLEWTAPPPGTQELAIVVEDATTDDPACHWLVWGLPGQKGKLLEGEVPPRVGKNSLGNSEWMLPALPKDGPAHTFVFQLFALDLPLTLMPGATREQLLGEMDGHVIAASVLTATYQPSDEEDWDEDDDDFEL; encoded by the coding sequence ATGGCCGATTGGCTAAAATCCGTATTGCCTGCTGATTGCCCGCCCCATTCCGGGCTGATGTTGGGCCGTGCGGGTTCGGACAAGGCGATGGACCGGGGCGGCCTGAAACTGAGCAGTCCGGCCTTCGGGCCGGGGGGCGAACTCGATCCCTGCTTTACCGCAGATGAAGAAGATGCCGTCGCGCCGCCACTCGAATGGACTGCGCCGCCACCCGGGACGCAGGAACTTGCGATTGTGGTCGAAGATGCCACTACCGATGACCCGGCATGTCACTGGCTGGTGTGGGGCCTGCCAGGCCAGAAGGGCAAGCTGCTCGAGGGCGAAGTTCCGCCACGAGTAGGCAAGAACAGCCTTGGCAATTCCGAATGGATGCTGCCCGCCTTGCCGAAGGATGGCCCGGCTCACACTTTTGTATTCCAGCTGTTTGCGCTGGACCTTCCGCTGACTCTGATGCCCGGGGCCACGCGCGAACAACTGCTTGGGGAAATGGACGGCCACGTCATCGCCGCCTCTGTCCTCACTGCCACCTACCAGCCTTCCGACGAGGAAGACTGGGACGAAGATGACGACGATTTCGAACTTTGA
- a CDS encoding S41 family peptidase yields MSFGRTSLSMILAVALSACGGGGGGNGGGNTGGGTGGGGTGNAQCSLSARQDWVFSQIDEFYLFPNLVATNVNKANYTNVQDYIDALVKPARDQSRDRFFTYITSITEENALISSGSSAGFGIRLAYDTTNNRVFVIEAFENAPAFPQGFDRGVELITIEGQSVANLMASGGPQAVIDALGPSDPGVTRSFTIRDTNGLDRDVSVTKADYSLDPISDRYGVKILNDGGKQVGYINLRTFIVDSAGPQLRTAIQQFKDQGITEIILDLRYNGGGLVSVAELLGDLLGGDKVGQVFSRTTFRASLSANNDTELFETQPQAIGATKIAFIGRGGTASASELVANSFIPYLGNNTALIGADTFGKPVGQIARDLDACDDRLRVVAFQTENSDGQGEYYTGLASVFPQTCRASDDIFTQLGEANEDSIAKALDFLAGRACTPISAESPKGQTAQRVAPERELMRPRRPTAAQFRIPGLF; encoded by the coding sequence ATGTCGTTTGGTCGCACGAGCTTGTCCATGATCCTGGCGGTTGCGCTGTCTGCCTGTGGTGGCGGAGGCGGTGGCAACGGTGGTGGAAACACGGGCGGCGGGACCGGCGGTGGTGGCACCGGCAATGCGCAATGCTCGCTTTCAGCCAGGCAGGATTGGGTGTTTTCCCAGATCGACGAGTTCTACCTGTTCCCCAACCTGGTCGCGACCAACGTGAACAAGGCGAACTACACCAATGTACAGGACTATATCGACGCGCTGGTGAAGCCTGCGCGCGACCAGTCGCGCGATCGCTTCTTCACTTACATCACGTCGATCACGGAAGAGAATGCCCTGATCAGTTCCGGATCGAGCGCAGGCTTCGGTATTCGCCTGGCCTATGACACCACCAACAATCGCGTGTTCGTGATCGAAGCCTTCGAAAATGCACCGGCTTTCCCGCAAGGGTTCGACCGGGGCGTCGAGCTTATCACGATCGAGGGCCAGAGTGTCGCCAACCTGATGGCATCCGGCGGACCACAGGCAGTGATCGACGCGCTCGGCCCCAGCGATCCCGGGGTCACCCGGTCTTTCACCATTCGTGACACCAACGGCCTCGACCGCGATGTCTCTGTGACCAAGGCCGATTATTCGCTCGACCCCATCTCGGATCGTTATGGCGTGAAGATCCTCAATGATGGCGGCAAGCAGGTTGGATATATCAACCTGCGGACATTCATTGTCGATTCTGCCGGACCGCAGCTGCGCACCGCGATCCAGCAGTTCAAGGACCAGGGCATCACCGAGATCATCCTCGACTTGCGCTATAATGGCGGCGGGCTGGTGTCGGTTGCCGAATTGCTGGGTGACTTGCTGGGCGGCGACAAGGTTGGGCAGGTGTTCAGTCGCACCACGTTCCGTGCGTCGCTTTCCGCCAATAACGATACCGAGCTGTTCGAGACGCAGCCGCAGGCTATTGGCGCAACCAAGATCGCCTTTATCGGGCGCGGGGGCACCGCGTCGGCCAGCGAACTCGTCGCTAACAGCTTCATACCCTACCTCGGTAACAACACCGCGCTGATCGGAGCCGACACCTTCGGCAAGCCGGTCGGCCAGATCGCCCGCGATCTCGACGCGTGTGACGATCGCTTGCGCGTGGTCGCGTTCCAGACCGAGAACAGCGACGGCCAGGGCGAATACTATACCGGCCTCGCCAGCGTGTTTCCACAAACGTGTCGAGCCAGCGATGACATTTTCACCCAGCTCGGCGAAGCCAATGAGGATTCCATCGCCAAGGCGCTTGATTTCCTTGCCGGTCGCGCCTGCACACCGATTTCCGCAGAGAGTCCGAAAGGCCAAACGGCCCAGCGCGTCGCCCCGGAAAGGGAATTGATGAGACCGCGGCGCCCGACTGCGGCCCAGTTCCGTATTCCAGGCCTGTTCTGA
- a CDS encoding DUF962 domain-containing protein, protein MVEHRYTTFAEFWPFYLREHSKKQTRALHYLGTTIVVAVAIYAVASQSWLWLAAMPLAGYFFAWLAHFIVEKNRPATFTYPLWSLAADFRMWGLWLTGRLGPELDRAGVR, encoded by the coding sequence ATGGTTGAGCACCGCTACACGACATTCGCCGAGTTCTGGCCGTTCTACCTGCGTGAGCACAGCAAGAAGCAAACCCGCGCCCTGCACTACCTGGGAACGACAATAGTCGTGGCCGTGGCGATCTATGCCGTGGCTTCGCAGAGCTGGCTCTGGCTCGCAGCGATGCCGCTGGCCGGGTATTTTTTCGCCTGGCTGGCACATTTCATCGTGGAGAAGAATCGACCGGCCACCTTCACCTACCCGCTGTGGAGCCTTGCGGCGGATTTCCGCATGTGGGGCCTGTGGCTTACTGGTCGGCTCGGCCCGGAACTGGATCGGGCCGGGGTCCGCTAG
- a CDS encoding COG3650 family protein, which yields MASGLLLTACQQGTGASSAPDTRPEGFTGIAPDEVIIFGGTEPFWGGEIKDKELTYTTPENIEGTTIRIERFTGQGGLGFSGVLAGETFDMTVTPGDCSDGMSDRTYPYTVTLQIGAEQRFGCAHTDRQPFTGPEES from the coding sequence TTGGCCTCCGGCCTTTTGCTGACGGCTTGCCAGCAAGGCACCGGGGCCAGCAGCGCCCCCGATACCAGGCCGGAGGGTTTTACCGGCATCGCACCGGATGAGGTCATCATTTTTGGCGGGACGGAGCCGTTCTGGGGCGGCGAGATCAAGGACAAGGAGCTGACCTACACCACCCCTGAGAATATCGAGGGGACGACGATCAGGATCGAGAGGTTTACCGGCCAGGGCGGGTTGGGTTTCTCAGGCGTGCTCGCAGGCGAGACCTTCGATATGACGGTGACCCCGGGAGACTGCTCCGACGGGATGAGCGACCGGACTTACCCTTACACAGTAACGCTACAAATTGGCGCGGAGCAGAGATTTGGCTGCGCCCATACGGATCGCCAGCCATTCACGGGTCCGGAAGAGAGCTAG
- a CDS encoding GFA family protein: MSEKMTGGCLCGQVRYEVDGDVAMQVNCHCKNCQRQSGSAFSTIIGVPEAALTIEGEFKTYDDKGESGEAVLRDFCPNCGSPLFSRVAVAPGLIFIKVGTLDDTSSFTPAMHLWTKSKQHWVDLAGAIAFETNPG; this comes from the coding sequence ATGAGTGAGAAGATGACCGGTGGCTGCTTGTGCGGGCAGGTTCGCTACGAAGTGGACGGCGATGTCGCAATGCAGGTCAATTGCCACTGCAAGAACTGCCAGCGCCAGTCGGGTTCGGCGTTTTCGACCATCATCGGCGTGCCCGAAGCAGCGCTGACCATCGAAGGCGAATTCAAGACCTATGACGACAAGGGCGAAAGCGGCGAAGCAGTGCTGCGCGACTTTTGCCCCAATTGCGGATCACCGCTATTCAGCCGGGTGGCAGTCGCTCCCGGACTGATCTTCATCAAGGTGGGCACCCTCGATGACACCAGCAGCTTTACCCCGGCGATGCACCTGTGGACCAAAAGCAAGCAGCACTGGGTCGATTTGGCAGGGGCAATCGCATTCGAGACCAATCCGGGCTGA
- a CDS encoding alpha/beta hydrolase produces the protein MASLRARLINLALPLFGIKSFFAEPERMEQRLAKARRQKPQRPKAKWHKRFDIVEDATRGYPVVTITPKGGAAAGAPHLLYLHGGGYVLDVAGLHFETVCKLCERLGASATVPVYPLAPEHKAPEVLAAMRALYGEVTQLHGAANTTVMGDSAGGGMSLALAQMLKADGGDMPASLVLWSPWLDATATAEGQAEIEDKDKMLAQVGLRACGEAYGGGLALDDPRLSPLFGDHEGLPPMAIFSGTSDILLVDGRHLAGKLRALGKKDFEYHEYAGMCHVWMLLPMPEANQALEQTAQFITRARAV, from the coding sequence ATGGCAAGCCTGAGAGCGCGACTGATAAACCTTGCGCTGCCACTGTTCGGCATCAAGAGCTTCTTTGCCGAGCCCGAACGGATGGAACAGCGCCTTGCCAAGGCACGTCGGCAGAAGCCGCAGCGACCCAAGGCAAAATGGCACAAGCGCTTCGATATCGTCGAAGACGCGACACGCGGCTATCCGGTCGTGACCATTACTCCCAAGGGTGGCGCAGCGGCGGGTGCGCCGCACCTGCTATACCTGCATGGCGGCGGCTATGTGCTCGATGTCGCCGGGTTGCACTTCGAGACAGTCTGCAAGCTGTGCGAGCGGCTGGGGGCCTCAGCCACGGTCCCGGTTTACCCGCTCGCGCCCGAGCACAAGGCACCCGAAGTGCTGGCAGCGATGCGCGCACTTTATGGCGAAGTTACCCAACTTCACGGTGCGGCCAATACCACGGTTATGGGCGACAGCGCGGGTGGTGGTATGAGCCTCGCGTTGGCGCAGATGCTGAAGGCGGACGGTGGCGACATGCCAGCGTCGCTGGTGCTCTGGTCGCCATGGCTTGATGCAACAGCCACCGCCGAGGGCCAGGCCGAGATCGAAGACAAGGACAAGATGCTGGCTCAGGTGGGTCTGCGCGCCTGCGGCGAAGCCTATGGCGGTGGTCTCGCGCTCGACGATCCCCGCCTCAGTCCGTTGTTCGGCGATCACGAAGGGCTACCGCCGATGGCCATCTTCTCAGGCACGAGCGATATCCTGTTGGTCGACGGACGACATCTTGCCGGCAAGCTGCGAGCGCTTGGCAAGAAAGACTTCGAATATCACGAATATGCCGGGATGTGCCATGTCTGGATGTTGCTGCCGATGCCGGAAGCCAACCAGGCGCTGGAGCAAACGGCGCAGTTCATCACCAGGGCGAGGGCTGTATGA
- a CDS encoding GFA family protein: MSDRIKGKCLCGSVTIALDQTRPGVDVCHCSMCRQWSGGPFLSLRSVQPEAMDIGGREHVSIYASSDWAERAFCSKCGSNLWYHCKPGGHFSFLAGLFDLPEGYAMLEQIFIDEKPPYYTFADDTPTMTGAEVIAEAEAAGHTFD; the protein is encoded by the coding sequence ATGTCCGACCGGATCAAAGGAAAATGCCTGTGCGGCAGCGTGACCATTGCGCTCGATCAGACCCGGCCCGGGGTCGATGTCTGCCATTGCTCGATGTGCCGACAATGGAGCGGCGGCCCGTTCCTCTCGCTGCGCAGCGTCCAGCCCGAAGCCATGGATATCGGCGGCCGCGAGCATGTTTCGATCTATGCCTCGTCCGACTGGGCGGAGCGGGCCTTCTGTTCGAAATGCGGCAGCAATTTGTGGTACCATTGCAAGCCCGGCGGACACTTCAGCTTCCTCGCCGGCCTGTTCGACCTGCCCGAAGGCTACGCCATGCTCGAACAGATCTTCATCGACGAGAAGCCGCCGTACTACACCTTCGCCGACGATACGCCGACCATGACCGGGGCGGAAGTGATCGCCGAAGCGGAAGCGGCGGGCCATACGTTCGACTAG